One Fibrobacter sp. genomic region harbors:
- the tnpB gene encoding IS66 family insertion sequence element accessory protein TnpB, which translates to MLSFAFSMPIHLCCTPTDLRKNFDGLSSIITNNFKKDPLRDGIFVFVNKTCDKMKILVWDRHGYWLLYKRLEAGRFQMPPVEISDNPEAINITYEQLLLIIEGIDLASVKRRKRYNLQ; encoded by the coding sequence ATGTTGAGTTTTGCATTTTCGATGCCCATACATCTTTGCTGTACGCCTACCGATTTAAGGAAGAACTTTGATGGTCTCAGCTCAATAATCACCAATAATTTCAAAAAAGATCCATTGCGGGATGGCATCTTTGTCTTTGTGAATAAGACATGTGATAAGATGAAAATTCTTGTATGGGATCGCCACGGCTACTGGTTGCTTTATAAACGGTTGGAAGCAGGGAGATTCCAAATGCCTCCTGTAGAAATATCAGATAACCCAGAAGCTATAAACATTACCTATGAACAGCTGCTGCTTATTATCGAAGGTATTGATCTTGCAAGTGTAAAAAGAAGAAAACGATATAATCTTCAATAA